The region GGGTGAGGATGAGCGACGGGtaaatttcagaaataaattaaACTTAGGAAGGTGGTGAGGCTGCTGTTCAAAATAACTTGAGAAACGCAGTTGGAAAGACCGTTTGTGTTACGTACCTCGCAATTCTTCAGTATTTCGGGGTCACGGCTGCTTTGAGCATCTTGCATAGATGAAGCCAGCAAACGGACCTCTTTGCTTATTGCAGAAGGACTGACTTTGCCCGAGAAATTGgagatgacatctgggtggaatAAAGGAGGGCTTCTGTcgaacaaagaaaaatatgaattatttatCTACTGAAACTCAGCTGGGCATTGCTGACAATCCCTTCTTGCTCCCAAGACAACCACAGAAAATCTGCAgggtttctccccctctccccccccccaggtattCGAGCGGACTTTGTTAACTTGGTTAAAATAAATGGACTTGTCGGTCATAAGAAAGATTTTGGATCCACTTAGGCCAGACTGTGCTAAAAATTGAAATTTgcttttctgttttgaaaaattggattgaatgtttattttatttatttgtatgtttattttatttatatgccgcccttttccccgaaggggactcagggcagctcacaactcaaactagggaagggggatacaaacaaaaattaaaaacgacacaaaacaatacataatttaaaacacacaacagtcataccaattcgagacgggggcaacagttctttagccccaggcctgtcggaacagccaggttttaagggctttgcggaaggcctggagggtggtgagggttcgaatctccacagggagttcgttccagagggtcggagcagccacagagaaggctctcctccgggtagtcgccagtcgacactggccggcggatggaattctgGATTCTGGAAACACGATCAGAAATTAAGAAGCAGGATACTGGTTAAACGTCCCACTAACCTGTTGTCGCTTATGTTATAATCATACAAGGTGTGAACGTTCTTAGCATCAGTGTCCCCTGATGCTATTTCTTGTTCTGGTTTCACCAATCCCAGGTTTTCCATATCTCATGCTTGCAAAGATTGTGATTCTCCTTAAAAAATTGAATACATATATAAATTAGTTTGCTTTGGTAAAATAATTCAGAAATGAAAGTAACTAGGACTCCTGTCGCGGGTTTTAAACCGTgtttaaaatctataaaaaacaGATTCATTGCTTGGTATgatctaaccactgcatcattgGTTTAGCCAATATTTagaaacatttatttctttattaacacCTATATATACTCAGTGTAGTTTCTTCGGTACCCGAAAACCTTTCTACTTGCCTTATATATCCacaacattccagacaaatgctcTTTTACTGCAGCTGTTTCATCCAGGTGGCTAAATCCAGAATAAACTCTACAATATGAACAAAGAAAAGACAGCTGTGAAGCACTCCtttatgaaggaaaaaaaaaaaggaagttatcCATTTCCCGGTATACATCATATGCTTGACCTATTTCTTCCCAACCATAGTTCTGTGTGCATGAATTATTTGTGGAAGACCTTAATTTATTAATGCAGCATTCTTAAAATGTTACCctccagatattttaaaaatgcaattagatgTGAGCACAATAACTAAACacaaatatatgtgtatatgtgtacacaTACCGTAAgcacgtgcgcgcgcacacacacaccacacacacacatatgtatgtatgtatgtatgaagtgtcacaacccctagtatgcccaaatatgggaggaagcttactgcttccattctctgtccatcggctcgtcacaagagaccatccagacagaaacccaatatttttactgttgcctttgttacatttgtgttgtatttgtgctgataaataaagggagactagtatagatctatttcaagttatttagctctcatcagctagccatacccttactgggattagaacctgtgctgaaccttgtggcttagtggttaacacatctgcctaagatgtaatacagatgtaatacagcacaggttctaatcccagtaagggtatggctagctgatgagagctaaatagcttgaaatagatctatactagtctccctttatttatttatcagcacaaatacaacattatatatatatatatatatatatatatatatatatatatatatatacacacacacacacatatatatatacatacatacatacatacagtatatcacaaaagtgagtacaccctgtcacattttgcaaatatttaaatatatcttgccagcagtttaggcattaatggctgtgtgttgcgttattttgaggggacagcacatttatactgttatacaagctgtatactcactactttacattgtagccaagtgtcatttcttcagtgttgtcacatgaaaagatatacttaaatatttacaaaatacaaCAGGGTgaactcacttctgtgatatatatatataatttatatacatttaattCTCGAATACAGACCTAGCAACATATAACCCAAATACATTAAACAGGACATGTTATTCATTCTCTTTGATGAGACGGTGAGGAAGTCGCTCTCTTCACTAACAAGGAGAAAATTGCAACTGTGTGCAAAACAATTCCCTGAATTTTTTATCCATGGGGAAACGACCCCCATTAAGTTGATCCACCGCttcctcatttttcttctttatcgATGTTTCTAGTCAAAAATATACCAAATAAAGGTATATTTATTCatcctatttatttttaatatttagatTTATCTCTCCAACTCCTGCTGAGTTTTCTGATGAGTTTTTTCCACTGtatcctttcaaattgaaaataaaaccaCACACAAAAATCAATAATAACagcaaacaataataataacagcaaacAACATCAGTCTATCTCAAAACCTGGAAAAATACTTGATAGGTGGATTTAAAATACCAAATGCAACGTAAACAACCAGGCACTTGCAAAGAATGgcaataattaaatattaaatttaatttaataaatcaatttaattaatttaataaattaaattaatttaataaataatattaaataaataatttaactcACATCCAGAACCAATCCCAGcaatttttgtgaccttctcaagAACCCTGCAAGGTAGGCCAGCCTGGCATTCCGCCTTTTACTGGCTTCGTGCCCGACCTTTAAAGagccccaccccccacctctTATTGGACGAGGCTATAGTATAAACAACACGAACGGCCAGCCATTGGATGATCGGGCTGTCCGTCGAAGGAATGGGGGCGTGATAGGGGGAAGGAAATGAGGTCGCCCCACCCTCCCGTCAGAAGCAGCGCTCCGGTCCTCGAGAGGGCGATTCCGCCTCCGCTACCCCAGGCTTACCTCCCCGGTCGGCCCCGTTGGCTTTCCGCACCGCTCCCGTCAGGCGGAAGGCCGAGCCGGGGAAGAAGGCCGAGCCGCCAACCGTCTCCTCCCCTCCGCAGTTGGCGGTTGACATTCGAAGAAGCGGCTTCAAGTCTAGACGCCGAAGGCTCGCGAGGTAGCTGCGCCGATTGGCTGCATCCCGAGCCGCCGCGCGACGCCATTGGCCAGCGGAGTCCGGAGGTGGGCGCAGGATCGAGGGACGCTATTGGCCCCGTGCGGgacgctctctctctcttttaggtCAACGAGTGAGGaacgggggagaggggggaacctCTCTCGGATTGGCTCCTTCGGGGCTCAGCCATCGGAGGGGCGCATGCGCTCGTGGGGCGCATGCGCAGCAGCGTCGGGGCTTGAGGCCTAGTCGTAGTTGAATTACCCCGAAAGTAAGTTTGGGAAGCAACCGCAGGGAAGAGACTGGCCGTCCCGAGGAAAGCTGCTCCCTCTCCGGTGCTCCCTTCCCTCCGACTTAGAAGCTGATCGTGTCCGTTTCCCACCTTCTCTTTTCTCGCCATCCTAAGCGCACAACAACCCTGCCAGGTAGGACAGGCGGATCGAATGAGAGCCAAAACAGCCGGAGGGCTTCACGGGGGCGGttgggggaggcagagaataaggATTTGAACCCACATTTCTCCACTTCTAACCCAGTATTGGACTGCTCTGATAACTGGGgagaaacccccccccaaaaaaagaggggtgCCCCAGTTAGTGACCATGCAAAGTTTACAACTGCactgggaggggggggtgttaaaaaTGACTCTGGACCATTGGTTGCACGTCACGTGATCAAAACACAGCCGCTTGGCAACCGCTTCGTACTTACGACGATTGCAACGTCCCGTGACCCCCTTCTGCGTCCGTCctgcaagccagattcacttaacgaccacgttTCTAATTGAACACCTACAAAGATCCACTTTAACAACGTGAGGTCggcaaatggagcaaaactcacattaacaagatgtctcacttagcaacgtacattttgggctcgattcattatggtcgtatgtcgaggactgccGGTAGTCCCTTTCCATCACCTTTATGTAAAGATCGAGTTACtgggtgctttaaaaaaaaaaaagcccttctTAATGGGGTGCCCTTGCTTATTCCCACGTGCGTATCTCTCTGCTTTTAAAAACCTGGGTTAAAAGAAGAGAATGTGGGTTTCCTTCTTACCATGATGGAGAGCGGCCAGGCTGCATTTCCTCTGGCAGTTAGTTGCAATGCAGTGGTCCCAGCCAGTTCTGCAGTGATGCAGCctttgccccccccacccccccagctccCAATCCCATTTATTCCCTTGGCAACTGAAGTGGTAGGCATGACATTGTGACTTCACCGCAGAGGGATGAGAGATgataaatgaaaaggaaaaaaaaaattggcttcaaAACTGGTCTACTTTTTCATCTCTTGATCAAGTCAGTGGTTCGGGGGGgtccatttccctcccccccccctccgcagcCACGGAAAAGTTGTGCCACCTGGGGTGACAAGACAAGGAGAGCTGGCCAATTTGGGTACCAGCATGGGATCGAATGTTGAATTGGAAATGTTTTGATAACAGCATGTCGATTTGACAGCCAGCCGCGAATCGAAAAACTTTACCCGAGCCCAGCACAAACCATCGTGGACTGTTCCCTGAtaccactatagcaatagcaacagcagttagacttatataccgcttcatagggctttcagccctctctaagcggtgtagagtcagcatatcgcccccacagtctatgtcctcatttcacccaccccggaaggatggaaggctgagtcaaccttgagccggtgagattagaaccgctgaactgcagataacagtcagctaaagtggcctgcagtactgcaccctcgCTGGGGctcgctgccttagaagagtgaggaaaatcctcacaCCCTGGATGGCGTGCCTTCTTTACCCTCCATTGGGAAGGAGATACCAAAACATAGCCAGCCGCACAAACGGGATGAAGAAGAGTTTCTATCTCTCCGCTGTCAGACTCCTAAATGCGAAATAACATCGTAACCACGTAGTATGATGGACTTGCAACGCGGAGCAACATGTAACGTGTTCACgctggtgcaataggactgggtgtttgttaatatgatttattggattAGGGACTTTTTCGCTGTGAATTGTATTGTGTTGGGTGTGTGTGCACTGAGAgctcaaccaatttcattgtagatATGTTGTACgctgatatttattttttttttaagtgaaaaagttggcttgaaacctGATCTACTTTTTCATCTCTTGATCAAGTCAGTGGTTTGGGGTCcataccccccaccccccatctccGCAGCAACGAATCTTCTGAAAAAGTTATGCCACTGGGTAACAAAACTGGGATAGCTGGCAAAAATGTGCAATTCAGTTACCAGCGTTGGATGGAATGCAGAATTGGAAATGTTTTGATCAGGTAGCATCTCTTGGGAGCAAACTATTTTCAACGGCTGGTAGTTCACCAACATAAACGCTCAATCACAATCAAACACCAacaaagcgttcggagactacagctagtccagaatgcacccgcacgagcgatattgggtgtaccgatacacacccatattacacctgtcctccgcgagctgcactggctgccaattggtctctggatgcaattcaaggtgttggtcattacctttaaagccctatatggctcaAGACCAgtgtatttgcgagaccgcctactgccacatacctcccaacggccgataagatcccacagggtgggcctccttaggatgccGTCAGCCGGGCAGTGTCGGTTGGTGGActcccggaggagggccttctctgtggctgctccgactctgtggaatcagctacccccagaggtccggaccttacccactctcatggccttcagaaaagctgttaaaacctggctgttctggcaggatttgggctgttgaccttattgttaaggtccagccccgattgaaCGTATGCATGTTGGGAATTTTTTAActatgttttattttgctttctttttttttttctcctttgtaagccgcccggagtcctccggcattgggcggcctataaatctaataaatacaatataatataataacttaATCAAATCAAGCTTTTCAAAAAGAGTTTCAGTCAAGACCAAGTTCATttgcagcctttgaagagtattcggagacttcaactcgtccagaatgcagccgcgcgagcgattgtgggtgcacctcggtacacccacgttacacctatcctccgcgagctgcactggcttccgatcggtctccggatgcgcttcaaagtgctagtcgtcacttataaagcccttcatggtattggacctgggtacttgagagaccgcctgctgccaattacctcccaaagacccgttagatctcacagggttggcctcctccgggttccgtccaccagccaatgccatctggctactacccggaggagggccttctctgtggcagctccggccctctggaatgaactccccgcggagatccggaccctcacctctctccaggccttccggaaagccgtcaaaacctggctgtgccggcaggcctggggttgatgagttcccctccccccttgactggtatggctgtatgattctcgtgtattttaatcatgtgtactgtgtttatgtccccttccccgctgagttgttcgccaccctgagtccctcctggagaagggcggcatacaaataaaccaaatacaatacaatttgcAGCTTTCCAATAAAGCTGAAAGATAACAGAAACATTAAATTTTGGATCGATTTTTGTTTCAGAATCCGTTAACATCCGCATTGCTTACAGCGACTTATTTTCCGGGTGTGCTGACTCAAACCTTTTTCAGGTTCCGAATTTTAAAAACtagatttctctcccccccccaccatcctTAAAGCTACTCACTCTTGGCAAGCCTCTTAGAACCCTGTCAGTTGATCAGCTTCAAGCCATTCATTTGCTCCAAGAATAgtaagaggagaaaaaggaaacagcAGAACgagccctcctcctctccctgcaGCGTGACTTTGTCCCTTCCCGCTGAGCAAAACACCTGGTGTAATTATTTAACAGAGCAGAGCAGATGCAAAAATAGAAAAGGGACAGACTTCAGCAAATTCTGCTGGATCGCAGCCAGATGGAGCTGCGCAGGGAGCCCGAGGTGCATTTTCGCAGCCATTAAGAGGAGCCCCAGGTACGATGTATTACATTAGtgaagtgttgtgactcagcagacgtttgctgtgagttgagtcgggatgcaggaataacaatgcagctggggctcgttactgtcgtcttctggagataaaaggactgatggtgccacgccctggttgcagaagtcaacgttcatcggtcgttcatcgttcatcggtcgtggtttgtttgtgagaggcacttggataagtgatttgctttctgtaacccctgattcaaagagacacttggagaagtgatttgctttctttctgtaaacctggtgttgctgtaagagctctttgtttttgcattctgctgcgtaacctttttgccagagacattatgtttattttgggctcgcagccagtgtgagcaaggactgataaagttatttccttttaagtctgtctgactgtcgtctgtgaacgagcgaagaagggaggtcagaacagtgaAGGTTATCAGAAGTAAGTGTGGTTAAATCACACCAGATgttgtcatcttttttttttttaaatagctgccGATCCGCTCTTTCTACAGTGGCAGTTTTGCAGTTAAACCAGGCATTCAATGTGGCACGAAGCGCCTTCAAGGCAAACACAAATTTGCCTTCTTTCTTCTACCAAACCATTCAAACTTCtggagcaggggtcaccaactggtggtccgtgagaaaatttgggtggtctgcagaaaaaaaaatttgcatttgtttatattgcactaaatcaggggtcctcaaactgcggcccctgggacggatacgtggaatgaacgcttgtgttgctgcagagagtctcccccttcggggtctttttgtacAGGTCGGAGAGGGgccacttggggtctgcttcagcctcccggtggggggctttgggcaaaggctggagggaagagccactggtggggaagagccagagggcctcgttccagtggggctgcatcctggcctggaactggctgaccatttcagcccgctgagcctccaggcgccggtatctggccttgcactcccacaggccTTCACTCTGCTTgaaaagcccatgctcctagtcctcagtgaggtgcttctgctgagcctccttctcggccagatccaatttgaactgaactctttctcctgggggctgcttagctccagcaactgcttcctgttgggggccctaaggagcccgggcgggcaggcgaggagtggcggggagaggctggcgaggcgccccttgacgtgcgtgacatcgagttggccacacccaccagtcacatgaccacctagccacgcccaccccgccGGTTGttaggcagatcctattagtggtccgcgggatttaataTTATGAATTTAAttgtccctgaggtccgaaaagtTGGGGGCTCCTGTTCTGAAGACTCAACTAAAGCTGCTggattttttccctctctcattAAAGTCGTCTTGATTCTCTCTCGCAGCTGGGGAAGTCTGTTTAGATGCCTCCTTCAAATTTATTGCGCTTCACTGCCTCTTGGATCCATGGGAAAGCCTTCCCGTGTACATCGAAGCTCGGGGAGAAGCATATCTTACTGCGCCACTGCCTTGGATCCTACATCCTCGGCGCAGGGAAGAAGACTTGCTGTGAGCTGCTTCCTCTGAACGAAGCCGACTTGGAAGAACAATTCGTCCGGGGTTTCGGGCCCGGAGGCCAGGCCACAAACAAAACGAACAACTGCGTGGTTCTGAAGCATCTTCCTTCGGGGATTGTCATCAAGGTAACGGCGCCGACAGTTAATCCATAGCCcttatttatataccgcttcatagtgctttacagtggttcgaatccctagcgacgcgtaacggagtgagctcccgtgacttgtcccagcttctgccaacctggcagttcaaaagcaggtgaaaaatgcaagtagaaaaataggaaccacctttggtgggaagggaacagcgttccgtgtgttgagtcatgccggccacacaaccacggagacgtcttcggacagcgctggctgttcggctttggaagggagatgagcaccgccccctagagtcaggaacagctagcagatatgtgcaaggggaatcatCAGACAGTTCAAATCTTGGTTTCAGGGACCCtgtcaatcctgaagctgacctgatcAAAGCCATTTTGTCACTTCAGTATTGCCACAGgggagctgagggataggaaAAGGGTGGAATAGAGATAGCTGttatagccaaaacaaaatactttctcttgggaccaaggacattctcacacctggtcagaatagcaatagcagtagcagtta is a window of Thamnophis elegans isolate rThaEle1 chromosome 13, rThaEle1.pri, whole genome shotgun sequence DNA encoding:
- the C13H12orf65 gene encoding probable peptide chain release factor C12orf65 homolog, mitochondrial, with the translated sequence MPPSNLLRFTASWIHGKAFPCTSKLGEKHILLRHCLGSYILGAGKKTCCELLPLNEADLEEQFVRGFGPGGQATNKTNNCVVLKHLPSGIVIKCHQTRSLETNRSKAREILQEKVDVFYKGQSSVVLQEKQEWQKKKEEKRREARKNLERKRHLKEMLALEDK